The genomic DNA GCGGGGAAGTTGCACACGTACCCGAAACGCCTTTAAGCTGGGCATATAATCCGGATGTACCGAAATTCGATTTTGATCCAAAAAAAGCTAAGAAAATGTTAGAAGAAGCAGGTTGGAAACCAGGTGCAGACGGTATTCTTGAAAAAGATGGCAAGAAATTCTCATTTGAAATTAAAACGAATAAAGGAAACTCAGTTCGTGAAGATATTGTCGTTATTTTACAAAAACAGTTAAAAGAAGTTGGGATCGAAGCAAAGCCTCAAGTAATGGAATTTAGTGCACTAATTAATGATATTAATCCGCCTAACTGGAACTTTGATGCAATTGTCTTAGGCTGGAGCTTAGGATTAGATCCTGATCCGAGCGGTATTTTCCATACAAAATGGATTGAGGCAGGAAACAACTTTATTGCGTATTCAAATCCTGATTTGGATAAATTAATGGAAGAACAATTGAAAGAGTTAGATAAAGAAAAACGAAAAAAAATGCTTGGAGAAATTCAACAAAAACTTGCTGAAGACCAGCCATACAGTTTCCTATACTATCCGATGGAATATCGTGCGATGCCGGCAAACTTACATGGCTACGAGTTCCATGCGAAAAAACAATTATATAATGCGCATAAATGGTGGTTAGAGCAAGAGAAAAAATAATATCGGATGATTTTTAATAAGTGAAATAGGGGACTGGTTTGGCCTTTCCCCTATTTTTCTGAGGCTATTTATAAGTCATTAGAATAGAAAACTCTACTAGTTATCGCTATAACATATAACTTAGTATTCAAAATAAATATCAAAAAATTGCTTAGAAGGAGAATAGGCGATGGTCTCATACATTATTAGACGCACATTGATGGCTATTCCCTTATTAATAGGAATTACCATAATATCATTTGCGATTATGAAGGCAGCTCCCGGCGGCCCGGCATCAATGTTAATGGATCCAACGATGAAGCCAGAAGACAAAATAAAGTTTGAAGAAAAATATGGATTAAATGATCCAATTCATATTCAATATTTTAAATGGTTAGGCAGTATGGCGAAAGGTGACTTTGGTACATCACTATTAAGACAAGGTGTCCCTGTTAGTGAAATGATTATGAATCGTTTACCGAATACACTATTATTAATGATTACTTCTACTTTTCTAGCGATTATTATCGCAATCCCTTTTGGAATTATTTCTGCCATGCGGCCTTATTCACCGTTAGATTATACAACAACAGTAGGCTCTTTTTTAGGTGTAGCGATACCAAACTTTTGGTTTGGATTAATGTTGATTATGTTTTTATCAGTTAAGTTAGGCTGGTTTCCCGCAGGTGGAGTGGCAACTCTAAATGCGCCCTTTAGTATTTGGGACAGGATTCACCATTTAATCTTACCGGCTTTTGTTCTTGCAACAGCAGATATGGCGGCCTTAACACGTTACACTAGATCAAGCATGATCGACGTACTAAAGCAAGATTATATTAGAACGGCAAAATCTAAAGGCTTTAAAGAAAGAACGGTTGTAATGAAACACGGCTTACGAAACGGATTAATTCCGATTATTACGATTTTCGGATTAATGCTGCCGTCATTTATCGGTGGAGCGGCGATTACCGAAAAAGTATTTTCATGGCCTGGGATCGGCAGTCTATTTATAGATTCAGCGTTTCAGCGGGACTATCCGGTCATTATGGCTCTAACAGTTATTACTGGTGCATTAGTCGTAATCGGAAATTTACTAGCGGATATATTATATGCAATTTTTGATCCGCGTATCGAGTATTAAGGGGGGTTAGCAATGACACAAACAAATCCAGAAATCACTCAAGAGGATATACAAATTAACCCCAATTTAAAAGAAAAACCAGATACGCTAACAAAAATCTTTTTGCGTAAGTTTTTTAAAAATAAATTAGCTGTCATTGGGGCTTTATTCCTCATTCTTGTTGTATTATCTGCCTTATTAGCTCCTGTTATTGCTCCTTATTCATTCGAAGAGCAAAATTTAGCAGACAAGCTGAAACCGCCAAGTGAGGAATATTTTTTAGGAACTGACCGTTTCGGCCGTGATATTTTAACCCGTCTTCTTTATGGAGGAAGAATATCACTTTTAGTAGGTTTTGGCTCGGTCATAGGGGCGATCGTTATCGGAATAACGGTGGGCGCATTAGCTGGATATTATGGTGGGATCATCGATTCAATTTTAATGCGTTTCGTTGATATTATTATTTCAATTCCGAGTATATTCTTATTAATTACGATTGTAACTGTCTTTAAACCGAGTGTTACTAATTTAATTATTGTGTTTGCTCTTATAAGTTGGACAGGTACTGCAAGGCTTGTCAGGGGAGAATTTTTGTCACTGAGGTCGAGAGAATTTGTGTTAGCATCTAAAACAATTGGTACAAGATCATATAAAATTATCTTTAGTCATATTTTACCGAATGCGCTGGGACCAATTATCGTTTCGGCTACACTTCTTGTCGGTTCAGTCATTTTATCTGAGGCTGGTTTAAGTTACTTAGGACTAGGTATCCAGCCACCAACTCCAAGCTGGGGGAACATGTTGCAAGATGCACAAAACTATACAGTCATGTCAACAGCACCGTGGTACCCATTTTTCCCGGGATTGCTTATTTTATTAACAGTTTTATCGTTTAACTTTGTTGGTGATGGATTACGGGATGCATTAGACCCTAAAGCACTTGATTAAATGTGAAAAAAGCCAAGTAAATTCTTGGCTTTTTGAGTTTGGAGATAAATCAAACGCACTTAAACTGTTTGCAACGTTTGTCAGTCCAAGTGCAACCGCATAAGACGGAAGCGAATAGAAATAGTCATTCATGAATTTGTCTGTCGACAGTCTGAAGGCCGAGGAAGGAATCCTTGGCTTTTTTTGCTTTATTTTTGAAGAAAACAGACATGTTATTGTGAAAGTGCGCATAAAATATGGACAAGGTATCATTCGTTCAACTAACAACTAGTGAAAACATTTATCAAAAAATTCATTTTATATATGTTAGGATGAATGGAAATGTTTCGGTTATTTTTTTTCTTAATTGGATATGGATTAGCAGTTATCGGCGGAATTCATGTAATTATACATTTAAATTTAATCCCGATAGGATATAGTTTGACTGAATATATATTATTTATTGGATCTCGACCAGAATGTATCGCCTTACCTGTAGGATTATTGATCATCTGGGCAAGTATTTTTGTAAATAACAAAAAATAAATGTATATACTGCCAAATTTGTACTCCTAATGGAATAAATTTGCTTGCAACTGCCTATACTGTTTGTTAACAGACAGTTGTGAAGTGAGGGGTTGAAATGCTGTACTTACATGACGTATGGGTAAATTGGTTTGAAGGAGAAGAAAATGGCTATAACATATGCCACTTTCATGAATGGAGAAAGGATGACGGTGTTGAATTACTAGACCAAGTTCCGTTATTAAAAATTCATTCAAGTTTATTCAATTATATTGAAAACAACCTTTCCGAACTGCCACAGCAGTTACTAAATGACATTTATAAAAAGGCTTTTTTACGAAAAAACCATGAACGAATTCAGCTAGAGTATTGTGTTGTTGTGTCGGACGGAGCAGGTATACTGGCAGTCGATACAATCGGGTACAACATCCCGATTCGAAAAAGCAGACTCATTCCAAGACAGGAACAACTTGTATATGAAATGTTAGAAAATCAAGAAACCATCGACTACGGCAACAAGTTTAAAAATGAAAAGAAGAGTCATCATATTTTATCGCCTGAACCTGAATTAATGAACGGATTAACAAGAAAAGAGCGACAGTTAAAACAATTGCTATTTATGGCATTAGATCAGCTTTATTCATCTAAAAATGTCGCAGAAGTAAGGTACTGGTATACAGAATGGTGTCCAGTACGATATGCTGATATTCAACAGTTGTCTTTTGAAGAAGCTTGGGAACAGCTGCTAGCGGAAACAAGAGAGGGTTGGACAAGCAGGCATATTCATTTTTGTGAAAATATCATTAAAGGACAACCGTTTTTTGAGAAGCTTTGGGAAATTGAAAATGGTTCGAAGGTAAATGAGGGGAGCTGACATATTAGTCAGCTCCTCAGCCTGTTGACAAACGCTCGCAATCATCGTTACTTGCACTTCGTTGTAAGCTCATGAACTCCTGTTCTATTCGCTTCCGCCTCGTGCTTCGTGCCTTGACTGACAAGCGTTTTCAAATAGCCTGAGGGTATTTGCTTAGATATTGCTGCGCTCCTTATCCTGTTGATAAACAAACTCATGAACGACAAGTTTTATCGCTTCTTCTTCGTGCTTGGCATTTAGATTGGCAAGAACAAACGAAGGTAGGCAAAAACGAAAAGGGTTGAGCCCTGCATAAACAGGATTCAATCCCTATTTTTGTTAGTCTTATTATATAGTTGTTAACGGCGTTTTCGTCCTAATCCCATAGCGTTTTCCATTTTTTTAAGCATTTTATTCGCAACTTTTGCTGCTTTTTCCGCTCCTTCATCTAAAATATCATCTAATTTACTTGATTCCATTAAATCATAATATTTTGTTTGGATAGGAGCTAATGCTTGAACAACAACATCCGCTAAATCTGTTTTAAATTGTCCATATCCTTTTCCCTCATATTGTTTTTCTAAATCTTCAATTGGTGTGTTGCTAAGAATAGAATAAATTGATAGCAAGTTTGAAATTCCTGGCTTATGATTAACATCATACTTTACAATACCTTCTGAATCGGTTATTGCACTTTTTATTTTCTTTTCAATTTGTTTTGGATCATCAAGAAGTGTGATCACCCCTTTAGGATTCGGATCAGATTTACTCTTTTTTTTCGTAGGTGTTTGCAGTGACATAATCCGAGCGCCCACTTTTGGAAGGCGAATTTCTGGAATTGTAAAAATATCATTATATTTTTTGTTAAAGCGCTCTGCTAAATCTCTCGTTAATTCAAGATGTTGTTTTTGATCTTCACCTACAGGAACAAGGTCTGTATTGTACAGTAATATATCAGCGGCCATTAACGGCGGATATGTGAGCAATCCAGCAGAGATCGTGTCCTTTCCTGCCGATTTGTCTTTAAATTGTGTCATTCGTTCAAGTTCGCCAATATAAGAAATACATTGCATCATCCAAGCAGCTTGAGCATGTGCAGGTACTTCCGATTGAATAAAAAGCGTCGCTGCATTTGGATCGATCCCTACAGCTAAATAGAGGGCTGCTAATCCACGCGTATTTTTCCGCAATACGAGACGATCTTGCGGAACAGTGATTGCATGCTGATCAACAATACAAAAATAACAATTATATTCATGCTGTAATTCAGTAAACTGTTTCATTGCTCCGATATAGTTGCCGAGTGTTATCGTTCCACTTGGCTGGATTCCAGAGAATATCGTTTTCATAGTCATTTCCTCCTTAAAAATGAAAAACCACTCATCCACAAAAAATAGGGACGAATGGTTCGCGGTGCCACCCTAATTACTCACAAGAGTCACTTATTACTAACTATATATTAAAGTTAGAGCCTCTGTAACGTAAGGATAACGCTAGAAGATAATTTGATTCATCATAACCATTTCCCTTCTAGGGCTAGAAAGTCCATTCCACTCGCCCTGAATATCTGCTTTCACCAGCCGCAAGACTCTCTAAAACTCAAAACGAATGTACTATTCTTTCTTTAACGCCATTAGAAAAAGATCATTTAGTTTATAAATAAAATATAATAAAAAACATGTAAAAGCAAGGGTTTTAAAAATCAAATGTTTACATTTGTAATAAAAACTAAATAAATGGATTTAATTAAATTAAATTACAATACTAGAAAAACAAAACCTTTTATTTTTAGTAAAAAATTGTTATATTATTATAAGCAGTTAAACTAAGAAAAAGAATTAAAAGCCCCTTCTAAATAAGTTGTTTTTGTTTATAATTTCAGAAAAATTCTTATAAAAAATATATTTATTTAAATAATAATCGTGCTTGCAATAAATTTTTAAAATATTTATAATAAGTTTTACAAACGGACTATTAAAATTCTGTCATTATTGTTGTCAAAGTAGCTGTACAATATAAACTAGTGAATATAAATTTTGACCATACTGAATAAAAATTAAATTTGCTTATTCATTTAAAATTAACTGATTATTTTATACATTTAGTGTGTACAGTTGACTTAATTGAATGGACGGATAAGGAACCGTTTGGGAAAAAATTTTGGGGGGTAACAGCGTGAAAAAGAGGTTTTCTCTCCTTTTTAGTATGTTGCTCGTCTTTAGCGTGTTCTTAGCTGCTTGCGGCGGAGGAAATGCTGATGGCGATAAGGCAGATAAAAAGGATAAAGCAAAATCAAATGCGGAACAAGAATTAGCAATTAATATTAACACTGAGCCGCCAACATTAAATCCTGGCTTAGCGAAAGATTCTACATCTGGTGCAGTTTTATTGCAAGCTTTTGAAGGTTTAACACGGATTAATAAAGATGGTAAACCTGAAGAAGCGATGGCAAAAAAAATTGATGTATCAGATGATCAATTAGTTTATACATTTACTTTACGGGACACTAAATGGTCAAATGGTGATCCTGTTACAGCTCAAGACTTTGAATATGCATGGAAATGGGTGTTAGACCCGAACAATGGTGCAGAATATGCATACCAGCTTTACTATATAAAAGGTGCTGAAGCTGCTAATCTTAAGGGTGGTTCACTTGATGAAGTAGGGATAAAAGCATTAGATGATAAAACATTAGAAGTTACGTTAGAAAACCCTACTCCTTTTTTCACAGAGTTAACAGCTTTTTACACTTACTATCCGGTAAATAAAGCAATTGCTGAAAATAATCCAGATTGGCATACAGATGCTGGAGAAAACTTTACATCTAACGGACCTTTCAAATTAGTAGAATGGTCTCATAGTGATAAAGTGATTCTTAAAAAGAATGAAAACTATTGGGATTCAGATAAAGTAAAACATGAAAAAATTGAAATGTTCATGATTAACGATGCGAACACTGAATTATCAATGTTTGATAATGGTGAATTAGATTGGGCTGGTAAACCAAACGGTCAGCTTCCTACAGATGCAATGCAAGCTTTAAAAGATGAAGGGCGTTTAAAAATTGAACCTTTTGCGGGCATTTATTGGTATAAATTTAATACAAAGGTTGAACCTTTAAATAACGTTAACATCCGGAAAGCATTAACTTATGCAATTGATCGTAAATCGATAATTAATAACATTACACAAACAGAAGAAATACCAGCAATGGCAATTGTACCGCCAACAATGTTCTCTGAAAATGAAAAAGGTTATTTCAAGGATAACGATGTTAAGAAAGCAAAAGAGTATTTACAAAAAGGGTTAGAAGAGCTCGGTCTTAAAGATGCCTCTGAATTACCGCCAATCTCTTTATCCTATAACACATTAGAATCACATCAAAAAATTGCTCAAGCAATTCAAGATATGTGGAAAACTGAGTTAGGGATTGAAGTTGTTCTTGACAACCAAGAATGGGCAGTTTACTTAGATAAAATTCAATCTGGTGATTATCAAATTGGTCGCTTAGGCTGGGCAGCTGATTTTAATGACCCAATTAACTTCCTTGAAATGTTCCGTGACGCAGCAGGCGGAAACAATCAAACTGGTTGGGAAAATGAGGAGTTTAAAAACTTATTAGACGAATCAGCGAAAGAAAAAGATCCTAAAAAGCGTGCAGAATTATTGAAAAAAGCCGAAGAAATTATTATTGATGAATTACCTGTAGCACCTATTTACTTCAATACTACTAGCTGGGTACAAAACGATAGCTTAAAAGGTGTTGTCGTATCTGGTCTTGGAGATGCTCAATTTAAATGGGCATACTTTGAATAAAGTTATTTAGTTTGAAGGTATATGGGGTTTTGATTCCATATACCTTCATTTCTTGCTAACACGATTAGCAAATATTGGAGGTGTCATGATTGGCAAGATATATCGGAAAGCGTTTGCTGTACTTAATTATTTCTTTGTGGCTTATTATAACAGCAACGTTTTTTTTAATGCGTATAGCACCGGGTAATCCGTTTACTTCCGAGAAAAAACTCCCTCCTGAAATTGAGGCTAATTTAAATGCTCACTATGGACTGGATCAACCTTGGTATATGCAGTATGTTGATTATTTAGTTAGAATAGCAAAATGGGATTTCGGCCCGTCTTTTAAATATAAAAGCCAAACTGTTAATGACTTAATTAACGAAGGATTTCCGATTTCTCTTATTTTAGGTGTTGAAGCCATTCTGTTAGCCGTTTCTTTAGGGATGATCTTAGGAGTCATTGCCGCACTGAAGCATAATAAATGGCAGGATTACTCAGCAATGATTGTAGCTGTAATGGGGATATCAGTCCCTTCATTTATAATGGCGACGATATTACAATACTTTTTAGCGATTAAAGCTGGGGTGTTCCCGGTGGCGAGATGGGAGTCATTTGCTCATACAATATTACCTGCACTTGCACTTGCATCAACACCGATGGCTTTTATTGCGCGTTTAACCCGCTCTAGTATGCTTGAAGTGTTAAGTAATGATTATATTAAAACAGCTAAAGCAAAGGGGCTCAATCAATGGGCTATTACAATTAAACATACAATACGAAACGCACTACTTCCTGTTGTATCTTATTTAGGTCCACTTTCAGCCGGAGTCATTACAGGAAGCTTTGTAATTGAAAAAATCTTCGGTATCCCTGGATTAGGATCTCATTTCGTATTAAGTATCGGAAATCGTGATTATACCGTCATAATGGGAATTCCCTTTTTTTATAGTATTATACTTTTGGTCTCTATTCTCCTTGTCGACATTGCGTACGGATTTATTGATCCACGCATCAAACTGGCAGGCGGTAAGAAAGGAGAGTAATAAATGGAACAGTTATCAAAAGAAAAATTTCAGCATGTCGGTCCGAAAACATCGGATGCCGAAATAATTTCAAAGCCTAGTTTATCTTTTTGGAAAGATGTATCAATTCGATTTCGAAAAAACAAGCTTGCCATGTTAGGACTTGTTTTACTGTTTGCTCTTTTATTTATGGCAATCTTTGGACCATATATGACGTCTTATGACTATGCGACAAACGATTTAACAAATAAAAATCAGCCTCCTTCGGCAGAACATTGGTTTGGAACGGATGATCTTGGTCGTGATGTCTTTACTCGTACTTGGGAAGGTGCACGAATTTCTTTGCTTGTCGGTGTTGCTGCTGCCTTAGTAGACCTTTTCATCGGGGTTATTTGGGGAGGATTTTCAGGTTATAAAGGCGGTCGGACAGATGATATTATGATGCGAATTGCCGATGTTTTATATGGGGTTCCATATTTATTATTAGTTATTTTATTAATGGTCGTTTTAGGCCAAAGCGTTGGTACAATGATTTTAGCAATGACAATTACTGGGTGGATTAATATGGCTCGGATTGTAAGAGGACAAGTGTTGTCGCTTAAGAATCAAGAGTATGTTTTAGCAGCTAAAACATTAGGGGCAGATACTTCTAGAATTATGCGAAAACATCTCATTCCTAATTCGTTAGGGCCTATTCTTGTTACCATGACATTAACAATTCCATCCGCCATTTTTACTGAATCCTTTTTAAGTTATTTAGGTCTAGGATTAACCCCTCCTGTAGCAAGTTGGGGAACGATGGCATCAGAAGGATTGCCGGCATTACGTTATTATCCATGGCGCTTATTTTTCCCAGCTTTATTTATAAGTGTGACGATATTTGCATTTAACGTTGTTGGTGATGGATTACGGGATGCACTAGACCCACGATTAAGAAAATAAGGGAGTGAGAAAATGGAAAAATTGCTCGAGGTAAAGGATTTAGAAGTCTCATTCCAAACATATGGAGGAGAAGTAAAAGCAGTTCGTGGTGTCAGCTTTGATCTTTACAAAGGGGAGACACTTGCGATTGTTGGTGAATCTGGATCGGGTAAAAGTGTGACAACACAAACAATTATGAAATTAATTCCTATGCCTCCTGGTAAAATCACAAACGGGCATATATTGTTTAAAGGAGAAGATCTCGTTCCAAAAACGGATAAACAAATGGAGAAAATTCGCGGTAAAGAGATTAGTATGATTTTCCAAGATCCAATGACTTCTTTAAACCCGACAATGAAAGTGGGTAAACAAATTATAGAAGTTTTGGCAAAGCATCAAAATATGCCAAAATCAGATGCAGGAAATCGTGCTATTGAGCTCCTTAAACTCGTGGGAATTCCATTTCCAGAAAAGCGTGTTAATCAATATCCGCATGAATTTTCTGGAGGTATGAGACAAAGGGTTATGATTGCAATTGCTTTAGCAGCAAACCCTAAATTATTAATTGCTGATGAACCGACGACAGCTTTAGATGTTACGATACAAGCACAAATTTTAGAATTAATGAAAGAACTTCAACAAAAAATGGAAACGTCGATCATTTTCATTACACATGACCTTGGTGTTGTTGCTAACGTAGCAGATCGTGTAGCGGTAATGTATGCTGGGCAAATCGTCGAGATGGGTACGGTCGATGAAATTTTCTATGATCCGCGTCATCCATATACTTGGGGGTTGCTCGCTTCAATGCCTAGTCTCGATAATGATGAGAAATCAGAACTTAATGCGATTCCAGGTTCACCTCCTGATTTAACGAATCCACCTAAAGGAGATGCTTTTGCAACGAGAAACGAATACGCTTTGGCAATTGATTATGAAGAAGAACCGCCAATGTTTCAAATTTCAAATACTCACTTTGCAAAAACTTGGCTGCTTCATCCAAATGCACCGAAAATCAAACCGCCTGAATCAGTTAAGAAGCGAATGCGGCAATTATCCAATACTTTTAAAACTCCTTTGTTAGTAAAGGGGGATCAATGAAGTGGCAGAAAGAGAAAAGTTATTAGAAATAAAAAGCTTAAAACAGCATTTTGATGTTGGCGGAGGAAATGTTGTAAAGGCTGTAGGCGGCATTTCATTTGACATTTACAAAGGAGAAACTTTAGGTCTTGTCGGTGAATCTGGTTGCGGAAAGTCGACTACAGGAAGAACAATTATTCGCTTATATGAGGCCACTGCTGGTAAAGTTTTATTTAATGGTGAAAATGTTCACGGAAAAAAATCAAAGAAAGCTTTAAAAAAATTTAATCGCAAAATGCAAATGATCTTCCAAGATCCATATGCTTCATTAAACCCAAGAATGACAGTAGCAGACATTATTGCTGAAGGAATTGACATTCATGGTTTAGCTAAGAATAAAAAAGAACGAATGGAAAGAGTAAATAAGCTTCTTGAAACGGTTGGACTAAATAGAGAGCATGCGAATCGTTATCCTCACGAATTTTCAGGCGGTCAAAGGCAAAGAATCGGAATTGCACGAGCATTAGCAGTTGAACCGGAATTTATTATTGCTGATGAGCCGATTTCAGCGCTTGATGTTTCTATTCAAGCACAAGTTGTTAACTTATTAAAAAAGTTACAACGTGAAAAGGGATTGACGTATCTTTTTATTGCTCATGATTTATCCATGGTAAAATATATTAGTGATCGAATAGGGGTCATGTATTTTGGTAAGCTTGTTGAGCTTGCACCTAGTGAAAATTTATATAAAAATCCAATTCATCCATATACGCAATCTTTATTATCAGCAATCCCTCTGCCTGATCCTGAAATAGAACGTACACGGAAAAGAAAAGCTTATGATCCAACTGTCCATAATTACGCAAAAGATGAAAAACTAGAAATGCGCGAAATTTATCCGGGACATTTCGTTTATTGTTCTGAAAGTGAATATAAGCAATATCAAAAACAATACAGTTAAAATCTGCGGGGCTACTTTTAGGATAGCCCCGTTTTCTATACTTTTTCACATTAACGCATTACATGTTTTTATCATACAATAATTTTTATTAAAAATCTATTTAATTTTCACTTTATTTTTAATATTAATTTTTTCAAGTTGAGTAAATTAAAAAAAGAAGCTATCTAAAAAGTTAATGACTTTTTAAATAGCCCCTAAATGCGATCAAATTATTTACCTTTTCCACCACCGACACTTTTCCAATTAGTTTGTATTTTATTTGATTGAACAACAAATTCATTTTTATTTTTTCCGCCAAATAAACCTGTTCCAATTCCATTCGTAATGACACCGACAGTTGCGGTAATACCAATAACAAGTAAGGCGACGATTGCAACATCCATTATGTATTCACCCATGGAATCCCCCTCCATCCTTAGTTACACTATGTTTATTATATCCTTATTTTAGCGAAATTGCACGTGTATTTAAAGAGGTCAGTAAAGACTTTAAAATCTAATTGAATTTTATAAGGAAAAGAAAAATTTACTCATTTGTTTTTCATTTCAAACAATTAATTGAGAACAAATAACCTGTTCCAAATATGTTTGCATTTAGCCTAAAAAGGGTAAATACTCATTAATTATTATTAATAAAAAGAATTTTTTTAGAGAAGATATGAAACTTTTTATTAAAAATTCTCGTCAATATAAGTGGGATTTTTTTTAGAGGAGGGAGTTGTCCTACATAATGATAAAAAAAAGTAAAAAAAATCTACCACGGACATTTTGTTTAGTGTATAATAAATAATAGAGATTACTTGTTTATATTGATTTTAATTTAGGGATAACCTTTAAAGAATAATGGTACAGTATTTCTGTTTTTTAACGACGTTAATTTTTAATGAAGGAGTGTGAAATTTGTAAATGGTTACCTTATACACTTCACCAAGTTGTACTTCGTGTAGGAAAGCAAAATCATGGCTTGA from Bacillus aquiflavi includes the following:
- a CDS encoding ABC transporter ATP-binding protein, encoding MAEREKLLEIKSLKQHFDVGGGNVVKAVGGISFDIYKGETLGLVGESGCGKSTTGRTIIRLYEATAGKVLFNGENVHGKKSKKALKKFNRKMQMIFQDPYASLNPRMTVADIIAEGIDIHGLAKNKKERMERVNKLLETVGLNREHANRYPHEFSGGQRQRIGIARALAVEPEFIIADEPISALDVSIQAQVVNLLKKLQREKGLTYLFIAHDLSMVKYISDRIGVMYFGKLVELAPSENLYKNPIHPYTQSLLSAIPLPDPEIERTRKRKAYDPTVHNYAKDEKLEMREIYPGHFVYCSESEYKQYQKQYS